Proteins encoded by one window of bacterium:
- a CDS encoding DUF4149 domain-containing protein, with protein sequence MTIVSAVFLISLVAWIGGIIFFSFIGAPSIFHSLPPEFAGKAVSAIFPKYYPLGWICGLVAFACLLVSGFKTGTWSWAKLLLIAVMVFLTVTNGLITHPKARALKEEMQITQSQTELVHIKEVFDRIHRWSVINNGIVLLLGLIVIFLTARRLQI encoded by the coding sequence ATGACCATTGTTTCCGCCGTCTTCCTCATCTCCCTCGTCGCCTGGATCGGCGGCATCATCTTCTTCTCGTTCATCGGCGCCCCGTCGATCTTTCACAGTCTGCCGCCGGAATTCGCCGGCAAGGCCGTTTCGGCGATCTTTCCGAAATACTACCCCTTGGGCTGGATCTGCGGCCTCGTCGCCTTCGCCTGCCTCCTGGTCTCTGGGTTCAAGACGGGCACCTGGTCGTGGGCCAAGCTTCTCCTGATCGCGGTGATGGTCTTTCTGACCGTCACCAACGGCCTCATCACCCACCCCAAGGCGCGCGCGCTCAAAGAGGAGATGCAGATCACGCAGAGCCAGACCGAGCTCGTCCACATCAAGGAAGTCTTCGACCGCATCCATCGCTGGTCGGTGATCAACAACGGGATCGTCCTGTTGCTGGGATTGATCGTGATTTTTCTGACGGCGAGAAGACTTCAGATCTAG